The Candidatus Tectomicrobia bacterium DNA window CGCGGCCTACGAGGCCCTCGCCGTGGTCTACGCCGCGGCCGAGAGCTCGCGGGCGGGGCGGGCGGTGGAGCTCGGGCCGTTCATGGCGTGAAGAGAGAGGGAGAGGGAAGAGCAACAGATCCTGCGCTTTGATGTTCCCCCTCCCTCCGGGAGGGGGTAGGGGGAGGGAGGGCACCCGGGCGCTTCCCCCTCCCCAACCTTCCCCCGAAGGGGGAGGGAGGGCAATTCCGATATCGGTGGTCTTGCAGGGCGTGTGGTCGTGGCCCTGCTAGAAGGCGCAAACGATCCATTGCCAAGGGAGGTGGTCTTTTCCATGGAATCGCCCGCATTCGTTTTGAACGTGCTGACGCGCAACGTGCAGCAGGTGCAGAAGGCGCTCGAGGGGATGAAGGACGCCGACCTCCGCATCACCCCCGACGCGGTGAAGGCCAACCCGGCCGGCTGGCTCGTCTGGCACCAGTCGCGCTTCGCCGACCTGGTGCTCTCCCACATCGGGGGCAAGGCCCAGGCCTGGGCCGAGGGCCAGTGGGCCGGGAAATTCCCCGGCGCCCCCTCCGACCTCAAGAAGACGGGCCTGGGGGACACCATGGAGCAGGTGATGGCCATGAGCTTCCCGAAGGCGGCGCTCTCGGGCTACCTGAACGCCGTGCTGGAGAAGGCCAAGAGCGTCCTCTCCGGCCTCGCCTCCGCCGATTTCGGCCGCGAAATCCAGCACCCCCTCCGCGCCGAGAAGATCAAGATCGGCGACCTGCTCGCCGCCATGACCACCGACTTCATCCAGCACTCGGGCCAGGTCTGCTACCTGCGGGGCTACGTCACGGGACCAGGGTGGAGATAAGGAAGCAAGCTGAAAGAAGAAGACCCCGCCGGCATCCGGCGGGGTCTTCTCTTGCTTGAAGATGAAACTTGGTGACCCCTAGGGGACTCGAACCCCTGTTCCCGGCGTGAGAGGCCGGTGTCCTGACCGCTAGACGAAGGGGCCATCGAAGGCGTTGGCTGTCTGACCGGAAGGGAAAAACTGCCTTCCGAGGGGCGGAATGTAGCCCCTCCCCGGAGCCGCGTCAACCGCCCCCGCCTTTTCCTCAAATTCCCAAACGGGTAGATTGCACTCGGGGCGGCATTGGGGCCGCCCGGCAGGATTTCTCCGGGAGGTTTCATGAAAGCGCCGCGCAAGGGAGAGGACGGCCGGCGGCCCGGGCGGGGGGATTCCCTCTCGCCCCAGGCCCTCATCGGCCGTTTCGCCGGGGAGGGCTT harbors:
- a CDS encoding DinB family protein, which translates into the protein MESPAFVLNVLTRNVQQVQKALEGMKDADLRITPDAVKANPAGWLVWHQSRFADLVLSHIGGKAQAWAEGQWAGKFPGAPSDLKKTGLGDTMEQVMAMSFPKAALSGYLNAVLEKAKSVLSGLASADFGREIQHPLRAEKIKIGDLLAAMTTDFIQHSGQVCYLRGYVTGPGWR